caataaataaaataaataaaataaaaatagcacCTATCCAGTATATAGGAACATAACTATCCAGTCCATTCAATTGTCCCATCTACTGAATACCAGTGTAACAGGCTGCATTCACATAGGCTATATTAACTAGACTGTTTACTATGAGGGTAGAGGGTTATTATCTGCCCATTAATACAGAACATTGGCATCTTGTTATGTGTAAAGCTGCTGGAAACAGGACTATAAATCCAGTTTTATCTCAGGATGTGCTTGGAAGTAGTACATATTATTTCGTTATAAATGTCTCTTGACTCCTGTGAGCTGAacactttaaatgtcttgtagCCTGTGAAATCAATGCGCTATACCTGGGGGAGGAATACCTTTAAATTTCAATTATCACTCCAAATGTCAGGCAACAgactcaacaacaacaatacatgcACAATAACActactacacacaaacacacacattactgtGCATGAAGCcactctctcacatacacacacacacacagaacaggctgcttcaccctAATCAATAAACCGCTGTCAATAAAACAGAACAAACCATCACTCTCTTCAGCACCAGTGTGTTTGTTCATGTGGGTCCCAGAGGATGAAGGAACCAAAGAGGGTAATTTACTAGGAGCCGCTGACCAATTACCAACCTGCCACAGAGGGGCCACAACAAATAACCGCGCTACCCTCTGCCGCGATCAATACCCCATTACCCTACAATTCATTGTGGCTTTACAGCCGTCTGGCAAAACTTGTCATGTTAATAGGatgtagtgtgaatgtgtttgagtgcaagaaagaaagagtgaTAAAGTCTTACTTTAGTGTTTCGAATTATACCAAATGTAAAttgaaatacagtaaaataataatattctctccctctctctctgtacttAGATTAGTGACTGTATGACAAAAAATATGTCAGTGAGAAGCAAAAGCTCtaataaaagtaatttaaatgtgtttaagcTTTACATCTGTATCCCCTTTTCTTGTCAATAAacacatacaccgatcagccataaccttaggtcagcatgggcaccctgaccggtctgcggctacggcagccccatacgcaacaaactgcgatgcactgtgtgttctgacacctttctatcggaaccagcattaactttttcagcaatttgagctccagtaactcttctattggatcggacaacacgggccagccttcactcgacacgtgcatcaatgagcctcgggtctgaccttgtcgccggttcaccggttttccttcatTGGACCACTtttaggtcctgaccactgcagacagggaacatcccacaagagctgcagttctggggatgctctgacccagtcatcTAGCCAtaacaatttggcccttgtcaaagtcgttCACATCCTTatgcttgcccattttttctgcttccaacacagtGTTCAAAGttgaaaatgttcacttgctgtctaatatatccgaTATATCCCCCCTACTGCCAGGTGCctttgtaacgagataatcaatgttattcacttcacctgtcattcgtcttaatgttatggctgatcggtgtacatACTATATCTGATTATTTTCATGCAAAATGTTTTTACAAGGACTGTGATGTAAAACCTATGATTACACATTAACTTTATTAATCGATGTACAAATACAGGGCTTGGATGTTAATTTATCACCATGAGGTGCTTCCTCCGTCAGATGCATttttaaaaggagaaaaaatatataaattctgCTTCTTGAATGTGAACAAATCCCCCCACAGCCTGAAATGCCATGTTACACATTGGCCCTTTAACTTGAAAAGGTCGGGCACACACGCCGTTTACAGCTTAGTTACAGCTCAGTGAATTCAGAGCAGACGCTGAGGTCAGTGGAAGAGCAAAGTAGTGAGATAAAGATTATTGTTGGCAATCCACTGTACAGCGTATGCACTGCTGCGTTTGTACCATTGGGTTACACAGAACCAGAATATGTTTACAACCTGTGCTTTTATAACATCCTTCTCAAACTATCCTCTGGGTTTGTTTCTGTTAGCTGCATTTATTTACTGTTCAGGCCATGTAACTGTCAAACCTTTCTAGGAATGATGCAAGAAGTAAGCGCACAACAAAGGCAGACCTTTTGTaaaatcattacatttatttcactTGTCTGTTCACTTTTCtgaatttaaacaaataaaggaTCCTTTAATTTagtctttgtttacatttacattacattgcaTTAACTCTCATTTGAATATGTATTTGTGGCCAAAttaggtaacactttataataccCATCATTAGTAAATGGttaattgatagttaattaaacttttcttattttactgttaacaaacaatgaaatgataattaataatttttaataaatattagtaaagcagtaatttatttgattttatcattagtttgtgtaatatggaATAATAgtttatagattatatattgtatcatagctgataagagacgataacaattacattctgattacataaaaaaatataactatattgctggacacataacattttatataccatattaagtatttgttaataatttgtaaatttttaagaaatcatttgtaaaacTTCTATAAAAATTACATAGATAGCTGGACCCGAAAccttattaaccattgacaaagcactgactatctatctaaataatgtttatagatgctttacaaacaatttatcaaccatttaacaatgtattttaatcactagttgcaactttataatagcaaTCCCAATTATGTTTATAGACgatttacaaatatatatatatttaatatttacaaaccatttattaaccattcacaaatacttaatatagtatatacaatgctatgtgtgcaacaataaactggtAAAATCTCAtgaattatagcattactaaaaaattagtaaacattatcatcatttcattgtttgtttaacagtaaaataactattactACACTTAAGTTAATTACTCAATATACCATTAATTGATGATGGTTACTATAAAGTGTTATACATTATGAGTGTGTCAGTCCTTCTCTAATATAACACACCAGTTTCCCTGGTCATGGTAGCTGCTCTGCACTTTGACTCCATCCTCCTGAACACACAGCTGCTCCAGCTCCCCCTGCTGGAACACGTGGTAATAACGGTGAAACACAGGTGCTGGGCTGCTCTCAGACTCCGGCTTTAGAGTACAACTGGAGGTCTGACTGGTGTCGCCACCTGGACTGGGTTTAGAGTCTGGGCTGTGAGTGGCATCACTGGTGTCACGACCTGATCCAGTAGACATGTTGGAGTCAAAGCCTGGACTGGGGTCAGGGTTACAAGCTGTGGAACTTGAACTATGGGCTGAGCAGGTGTCACCTGAAGTGTTTTTGGACTTCTTCTTCCTTTTATCCTTCTTCCCAACCTCTCCTGACTCTTCCTCTGCTcgttttttcccctctttcagATGCCAGGGAACCAAAAGGTCCTGGGTGTTGAAGGCTGTGCGGTTGGTGTGCACACTAAGTTTGCCATCAGTCACATCTTGTTTGTTGTCTGCAGGCCTGTGGTCGTCTTCTAAATGTCTGCCGGTGTGGATGCTCGATATCTCGTGAGGTTCCTGGCTGTCTTCTGGTGTGTTTTCAGCGGGGTTGTGGTTCTCAGGGTGCTCTTTGTTCTGGTCTTTCAGGTACTTGGACCTTTGCTTGTTGTACTCTTGTTCAAAAGCCCAAACGTAGATGAGCGCTCGACCTCCAGGCTTCAAAAGTCTCACCAGCTCCCTCACTGCTGCCAGCCGACGCTcctacaacaaacacacacacacaccgaggtTATAatagatttaaattttttatatatataaatgatgtcaccaatgtgtgtacctgtgtggaTAAGTGGTGTATGACAGCTATAGAGATGCAGGCATCGCAGGAGGCTGTTCGCAGAGGAACACTGAGAGCATCAGATACAAACGCCTGGAAACCCCTCTCAGCACAGATTTGGACAAGAGAGCTGCTACGGTCACAACCAAcctgaaaagagacaaaacacacacacacacacagacacacacatgggcATACAAAATTATTCACAAACAAGAACACAGGTATAGTAGAATAGACATGTACAAGGTCCAAACAGGACCACGGATGAAAGTCTTATTTTCAGTTGAATGAAGGGATgcatttcaaatttttttaatttaaccctattaatactataataaaaaatcacacagaaagcagcagaaacaagagCTAATTCTTCCTTGAGTCCAGAGACAGAAtgggaaaataataaataatatatgcaTAGAGATAGATAAAATACAGAGAATGAGGGAAAATGAATGGAAGTGAAAGGAAAAACACACCAGTAAGTGGAGAAAAGTAAAGAGTAGAGAAAGCtggaaataaatgtaaaaggaagagaagaaaggAGGGAGGGGATTGGAAGACggttattatcatttttacacattttgtcTCAGGGAGCAATTCAATCAAGCTTCTTATGACCTCCTTCCCAAAGGAGACAGAGGTGATAAGAGATGGTGAGAAAAAGTACACGCACACTTAATCTGTTAatgacatgcaaacacacacaggtcaaGCTTTTTCATATCAATTGAAACCAGGAAGGTTAAAAGTGTTAATCTGcaacgggagagagagagagtgagaagggaggagggagaggggaaatATAGAGAAGACAGTGAAGAAGGAAGTGAAGAGACAAATTGAAGAGAGAAAACAGCTAGATTCAACTCAGAAAGTTGGCGTGTGACGACCCGCATGATCACCGTGTTCTCAGTAATAATTTATCACGGTTACGGGCTGAGTCAAGATAAGCTGCTTACACGCACCTCCAAATCCCAAACATGAATATCCCAGTGTGCATACGTAAACAGAAAATGTAGGATATTGCCATGGAAACTGAGCTAATACAAACAATGATAAGCAGCAGAAAGCAGAGCGAGAGCAACGAGGACATCGTCCCTCGGTGTATTATTCAGCTCATTTTAAATGAGACATGGTGTTTACACTTGagacaacttaaaaacaaactatttacTAACTGATTAGATATTTCCCTTCATGTGAACCAAAGCATTACCCATATGACCAGTCAGACCCACACAAGGAGGTAAATAAGTAAACAGCAGCTTCTTGCCCAGGGACGGTGTAATGATGCAAACCtttgaaacatttattttttaaaatctatatCTTGCAATAGAAACTTTAGTTAAAGGAACGGTTCAAAATGTTTGGGCCGTAAGCTTACAGTATATGCCTTCTTTCTGAGATTGAGAGGATAAAATTGAATATGAATTTCATGTTTCCAAGTAAAGTACAGCACTGGAGTTGGAGCAAGTTTAGCCTTGCTTAGTGTAAAGACGGGAACAATATGAAAACAGCTAGCCTAAATAAGTCAGCTTTATTGTACACCGATAAAGCTGACTTATTTACTCACGTATCAATTTTAAATAGTAGTAACTCCCCTTAAAACCATGAaacattgtttttacatttttgtttgtgtatggATTAAATGAGGAAGATACAAGTTCATTAGCAACATCTAAAAAGGTGCTGATAGGTGTAGTATTTTTTTGTCTTGGGAGTTGCATCAGtcttcaattcaatttaatttatttttatatagtgtcaaatcataacagaagttatctcgagacgctttttaTATAAAGCAGGCCTATaccgtactctatagtttagagacaACAACAAAAGCATTGCATTGGTATGCGCTGTGGTCAGCaaaaactccccgtttagcaggtagaaacctagagcagaaccaggctctgggtgAGCGGCAATCTGCTGCGACCGGTTGggttttgagagaaagagagaaggcattttctttttttcagtggGGATAATCTAAGAAGCAGTAGCAATAAAAATGGAATGGAAAAGCAAATTTCCCCACAGGGATCACGGAAGTATCACAGACATTATGGTAATACATGATGACACTCACTGCTATCACCTCTGGGTTGACACCCAGGTATTTCCCGTTTCCACAGCCCACATCAGCCAGCACGCTGCCGGGCGGGAGCGTCGACAGGAAGTGGCAAACGCGAGGCCAGGGGGAGTGGCGAGTGCTGCTGAAGTGGGAGGCGATGGCATCGTACACCCGGTGCACGTACTCCTCCTCCAGAAGGGCTGCGTCGGCATGGCAACAGGGCAGTGAGGGAGGAGACGGCGGAGTGGGTGCTGGGGGAGCTCCCTGACTGTCACAGGCGGAGGGGaaggctggagagagagagagagagagagagagagagagagagagagagagagagagagagagagaggagaaagaagaggtCCATCAGAATGTATATCATATGTACTTTAAACTAATATCTAATACCTCTCGAATAATGGTGGTAATGCAAGGTTCTCACCACAGCGGCAGGGTTCATGTCTGATTTTACGGAAAGTGAAAGAAGTGCGGGTGCCCCTCTTGCTCAAAGTGAGATTGCGGTGAGTCCCAAGGTCGGGTGTCGCATGAGCAGGGGATTGTGGGTCGCAGGCTGGAACCATGTCAAACTTCCTGGGAGTTATCCTGAGAGCAGATAAGAGAAAGCTGTAGTAGCGGTTGACTAGCTTAAACAAACTGATATAGCAGATAATCTGTTAAATTGGTGGACTGTATTGAAGCCCAGAGAAACCTCAATAAATGAAGCTTTTCTGTGCTTTATGACAATTGAATAAAAGAGGAAAAGACCCGTCACCCCTCTATGAATCGACCTAAAGTTCATTTTGAGACTGATCCATCTGACACAGTGCAGCTCACCCATGTGTCCAGAGGAATCTGCTCTCTCCCCTCATCACCAGGAGGCTGCGTCCTGGTAACACCACGGCAACGAGACGACCATCGGGATGACGGAACTCCATCACCGTCTGCATTCAAAATAAGAGCATTTAGACAACTCATATGAAcagtgtagagctgcaacgaatcgattagttgtcaactattaaattaatcgctaactattttgataatcggtacatttttaagaaaataaaagggaaaaaagtctctgatttcagcttcttaaatgtgaatgttttctggtttctttactcctctatgacagtaaactgaatatatttgagttttgaggatttgaggacatcatcttgggctttgggaaacactgatcaacatttttctgaccaactaattaattaatcgagaaaataatcgagagattaatcaacaatgaaaagaactgttagttgcagccctagaacaCTGAGGAAATCACTCACACACAGGGTTCCCACACCTTCTTAACCATCAAATTGAATGACTTTTAAGGACTCTCCAGGCTCAATTTTGTCAAATTCAAGGACCCAGCATGGCAGTTTGAGACACGGGTCAAGGTTAATTACTGTTACAACACAGCAGGCTTTACAGAAGCTCACAGAAAAAAACTTCCATTTCAATTCTTGCAAAAAATATAGAAATTCAAGCAATTTTAATGACCAATATCTATTAATATCTATTTTCAAAAACTttcaagtagggctgcacaattaatcaaatattaatcgcaatcatgattttggcttaaccacaattaaatgaacattacGGGCGAtgatatacatactgtatattttgggcaaaacaaaaatgcactgaattcaggtaaagaagaaccttatttcaagtctttattttaatgtaaagaattgtttattttgatgcaaagatttgcaGCCTAGCAccatgtgaaagtgaaagcagcgctctgttgaTTTCATTTTGGATAAAAATGTTTGGTACAATTTGATGCAAAGATTCGCACAtcagcaggaatgtagcacaacgtggaagtgaaagcagcgctctgtttatttaaatgttaaagtgcaataaaaaatatttagtccctaaaatcaatgataaaaacatgacaaataatctgaatctcaatgttgatcaaaataattgtgattatcattttggccataatcgttcCTTTCAGGTAGGGTACTTGCACATAGCAGCAGGATACAACTAATCCATTTCTTTATAAAACAGCAATAAGAAACTTGGAAACTGTGAAGAGGCAAACAGCTGACGGTCGTTGGTCTCTTGCAACAGAGTACTGAGGCCGCCGTGACTAAATGAATGAACCAATAGAGGAAACACTGAATTTTAGAATGACATTGACAAAGACTGGATTGGTCACGTCAATAATAATTAATAGTTAATAACCCACTCCGCTTTATAATGTCACTATCGGTGCCGATCGATGCATCCCTTCTTATTATACCGTAGCTGCTACAGCCGTGTAACTGCTGATAATCAGTATCAAACCTAAATACTATTAGTACTGATCAAATTGTGTCCGTATCTTCAGGTATCAAAGAAAGCTTCATTGAATTCTcagtcttatttatttatattctccAAAAGGATATTGGCTGATTAAATTTttagttttaattagttttttttccataattttCTTGTGTTTTCCATTCAGGCCATGTTATTGTACAGCCGTTTGGTTTTATAATGAATGGTTTCCAATTTACTTACTCAGACTATTCAATAATCCAATAGTTATGTATCAAATTGAATATTCATATACACATTGTTCATACAGTATTACTGTGCTGAATTAGTGATTTAACTGCCAGTGTGTCTTATAAAAACTACCAACTATTATTACAGTACTACGGAACAGTAACACTAATGAatataatgtgaaaaaacattttacaaacatGAATCCTTTGTTCTTTTACTCAACAGTTTTGACCGATGTCccccagaggaaaaaaaaaacacacatacaaacacacacactcacacacacacatacacacactgtgcTTGCTCTCTCACTAACAACCAACAGAAGCATCTCCACCCCAGCATTGGCGTTTGatcctgatgtttccttacagcGCATAACAGCGTGAGCTCTGCTGGGAAATTACATCTACACAATTTCAAACTGCATCCCTCCAACTTGTGACAGCAGGAAAATTGGATTCTGTGAAGtagaggcgtgtgtgtgtgtttgtgtgtttgtgtgtatgtgtgtgtgtgtgtatgtgtttgtgtgtgtgtaaaagacaGATAAGTGTTTGTGTATGATTGTGAGAGAGCAATGCTCATGCAACACCAGCAAATGATCTGATCTTTGCCTGAAACCACAGCTGAAATCTCTCAATCACACACACGACAGACAGGACTGTGCTGTTCCTTATTGGCCAATCAATGAAAGCGGTGGAATGTGACTAAATTGATGTCGATGCGGCCAGCTACGCTTTACTACAAGACTATTcatcactctcacacacacacgcacacacgcacacacacacacacctatagaCAGCccgttatttattttctctttctgaaaacacaaacaagctcAATAAACATGTAAAGTGTAACACTATTTCATATATGTAACTGCAGACAAGTCTACATGTGTTTAATCAGTGATGACTGAGGACGTTTAGTAACTTTTTAGATTTTGGAAGCACTGAAATGAATCAAGTTATAAATCAAAATCGGGTGGTAGGCTGAAAGGGAGATTTCATGATGCACTGAAGAATCAGATCGCAGTTGTATTAACTTGTTACACCCACAGattaactaaaataaataagactGAGTCCAAATCTCCAGTACACTGGGTTAATCATGTGTAccagtagttttttttattttattaactgtTTACCTTTTTTGTTGAATAATGATGAGTCCATCCTTTGCTTAACAAAAGGTTTATTCCTTTTGTATCATATTTCCAAATATATGTTATTTATTGTATTCTCTATAATCATTACATCACCATATTCATAGATCCCAATTCTCagcatttttaatttacttatttacactctatattgtatgtgtttgatgcacatatttgtacatatttcttatttttattattaattaatttatttatctaaatatattgtgttatatattgtagcattatgtacataatttacatgctcttttatttttttttcttcttatatttctttatgcttcaTATCAGAGCAACTGTAAAGACCCAATTTTCCCGTGGGTATCAACAAAGCATTTCTGATTTAGAGTCTTACTTTTGggtttgaaatatttaatttcattctATTGATCTAGGGCtgaacaattttgaaaaaatatctaattgtgattattttgactgatattgcaattgcgatatgatttgtgaCATTAGAAACTTTCTTTTTCCCCAGGCAAGCACCTGATATAATATGACTACTGTACACTTTTTGTGGCTCAAAATCGCCACTGAAGACCTAAGACAAAGACCACAATGCACTACACACACTCCTTGTCGgtctgtcagtctgtgtgtgacagATGACAGCTGCTTTTCAGACAGGCGGGAACAGATGGGTGTTCATTTACAGCAGCAGTTACCCTGCAGAGACTAAACCAGCACCCCAGAAGCAGGTGACGCTATCTAGTCACACCTGGAATAGTCAAGGAAAAAGAAAACCCCAGTgtttaaaaaggaaaatctgTATCTCTTCTGTTCATTAATTGTTCACAAAATGTCTTACAACCAGGGAGACGCCTCTAAAAGAGTCATTAACTACATACTGCAGTGAGCATGAGATTATGACAGTATATAAGTgtgtcagagagaaagaaaagaatgaGATGTAGCAAGCAAGGTGACAAAATGTTCTCAGTTAAATCACAAGGACACCAAATCCAAACATACTGTTGCACACATTCATCTCTGACAGTTGTGCCCCCTGAGACAGATGAATCACACAGTGGTCAGTGAAGTTGACGTTAATTTGATTGATCAAACCCCGACACAGAAAGGCGTACAAACAGAAAGACGAATGTTGATGATGATAGATCTATATTTACACATACTTTTTAACTTCGTATTGCTGTTTTACGCTAAAATGTGGTTTTCTTTAGAGCAAAACTTTGTATCTTTAAATGCGTACCTTTCATTTGGATTATTGATGAATGCACCTTGAGCACCGCGGGTCGATATTGGCCGCACAAGCTGATTGATGAATTGTATGGTTGGGTGAATTACCAACCCACAGGGCTGTGGTGAGCATATCTCTGGACATAATGTTAGCTGGAGTTTgtgaaaatgtttaaatcacAAAATGATGGACTGACTTCTTACCTTTGCTCCCAGGCTCAGTGACAGGAGGGTGTCCTCAAAGGCAGAATGAGTGTCCACGTGAGGAGGAATgccttaaaatattaaaaaacatacaTGTAGAATTAAAATAGTTAGACCgaaatgcatacatttaaaaaaaaatataaaagcattTAGTTTCCAGTTGTTTGTTGGGTTTCTGAAGGACACTATTGAACATTTATAGCCCTTTCGACCAAAATTAGCGCGcatatctgtttttttaaacaggGGAAAACCTCCTTTATCATTGCTAATAGACGAGTATGcctttcgttttgtttttttctctctcacgtTCAACGTCCCAAACAAGCAAGAAAACATGGTTAGTAAACAACGAAAATGTTACAGTGGTTGctccttttttatctgttacttattcagtctcttcaaactctcaacaacaacaatgggaagactaacaaagacggtcttgatgagttttattttgtttctgttgagtttgaatcaagtgtgttttacaatgatcagcgaggtaaaatgactgtttctctcaatggagtctggtagctttgagGAGCGCATAGCAGCtgtttattttcacatctaactcagtgaattaagggtttatttcgaccaaaccagagttgttgattgttggaacagtgaaAAGACTaactgagttttattttgtttcggGCAAATTTGAATGACGTGTGTTTTGAtaatcagcgaggtaaaattactgttgtctgactgaagcctggtggctttgaggagagcatcttaattatatgttttgtatgttaataaattataataattgtccaatCCCTGTtgattgtatttattatatattcacttcaacacGAGTCACATAACACCATGCCAGGTGTCTGTTTCCATCACTTCTGATCACAGTCATTTGTCCCGGGAATGAATTCTGATTGTAACTTTtcccactaaagacaaaagccagatggtAGTGGGGGTTAGTGGGTTTTTTTGTCCAGAGGGAAAGGGACTATAGTGATGTGTGACAATCAAACCATTCTGACCTTTAATAGTAAATTTGACTTTATGTACTTGAGCTTGAAAAATAAGCATAATTAATAACCATTACTTTATCAATATCCTTATTTCAGTCCTAAAAGATTTGCCAGTACAGCAAATCTATTAACACATGACAGAAAGGACACAAGAACTTTTCAACCCTCATCGATGCATGTTGGAACGGTTctgctgccaccttgtggtaTATGTCAATAAAATCTAAACGTGTGCCTGAACATTTGTTAGAACATTCAACTGAGGGGTTATAATAACCACATGGTCTGGAAATCCAATAAATACCCCACATTAGTTAAAAACATCTGTATTTTAATCTTTCTGTGGTTCCCACAGCTCTCTGCAAGGCCTCCTTGCCACTCAATGTCTGTTTTAAATCCCTGCAGCTCTCGCCGAGAATCAGAtattccaccaaatattgattCCTGAACCGCTCCTAGGTGAagacattgatatttttgtgatTTATTCATGGGcgtaaataaaactatttaatttgTAATAACATTGCATctcatttatcttttttgtgttttgactAGCTGTCATTTTCTCCACATGTGGTCAGTCATGTTTACACAGCCTCGATGATAACCTGTGAAATGTATCTTAGCCTGTGATGAGGTACAGGTTGAGTCATAAGAGACACGACTGGAATAACTCACCCTGTCCAGACTCATACTGGTTGACAGTCAGCTGGTCTGACATGATGTCGATGTGTTTGTTCTTCACACACCGCTCCAGAACAGGTAGACACTCCTGAGGAATACCTggatacacatacacacacatcttaTGGTCCACTGTCCAATACATGAGTTATAGGTGAAAATAGAAATATGGAGATATCTTACTGCATTttctatgtaaaaaaataaaataatcaaatctCCTAACAGGgcccaaaaaaatatttatagaTGATGATTCTCTGCTTGACAAGAAGATGTGTAGGATTTGAAGACACAGTTGAGGACAGCATTGTAATCAGTGAGTAAAATGGCCAAACCTTTGAAAATACGATATTAAAAAAAGCAAGCTTACCAGCAGCTAAAGGCTTGTCCTTATCCACGTTGTTGTTGTCGTAGCGAAATTCAAAGCCGTAATGTTTGACTCTTCTGTGCTTCAGAGCTTTTTGAGCTAAAAGGCATTAGAGTGAAGTTAGAGAGTCAGGTTCAATTTCTTGTATTTCTAATATGAATTGTATACAATAGTTTTGtacattaaaatgaaatattatcCATGATTCATTAAGACTGTCATCTAATATGAGTGTATTGGTGCACAATTCCACATTTAAAATTACTATAATTTTTAAACATAGCTGTAAATGCCTGATTTGAAAGATGCATCACTGTCATGCAAACAAGatttttgaatatttaatttttcaaattaattttCCCATCAACACCTCTCTGTTTTGACAAATTGTTTCACTGATGTTAGGGTTCAATGTAAAAGACTAAGACTTAGGTTTATGATCAAGGTCCACAGTGATTATGAGAAGTTCAACTTGAGCCCGAACTTaagaacaaaacacaaacagacaaagttaaTTCTGCTGCCCCTCACCATTGACATCATCATTAGTAGACGTCCAGTCGATAGC
The Sebastes fasciatus isolate fSebFas1 chromosome 7, fSebFas1.pri, whole genome shotgun sequence genome window above contains:
- the alkbh8 gene encoding tRNA (carboxymethyluridine(34)-5-O)-methyltransferase alkbh8; translated protein: MRTMDASVENNVRAVRRSKEDKKVLRKQLKASHTLLKHEGITTAPQPTRSLVVANGGLGNGVSREELSAALKEMGELEALIMHPHKPYAFVTYRSEESARKAHIHLNGEKLQCGENSVTLYLSYVDSVTCEEEASVPLPEGLVLVEDFVSPEEEALLLAAIDWTSTNDDVNAQKALKHRRVKHYGFEFRYDNNNVDKDKPLAAGIPQECLPVLERCVKNKHIDIMSDQLTVNQYESGQGIPPHVDTHSAFEDTLLSLSLGAKTVMEFRHPDGRLVAVVLPGRSLLVMRGESRFLWTHGITPRKFDMVPACDPQSPAHATPDLGTHRNLTLSKRGTRTSFTFRKIRHEPCRCAFPSACDSQGAPPAPTPPSPPSLPCCHADAALLEEEYVHRVYDAIASHFSSTRHSPWPRVCHFLSTLPPGSVLADVGCGNGKYLGVNPEVIAVGCDRSSSLVQICAERGFQAFVSDALSVPLRTASCDACISIAVIHHLSTQERRLAAVRELVRLLKPGGRALIYVWAFEQEYNKQRSKYLKDQNKEHPENHNPAENTPEDSQEPHEISSIHTGRHLEDDHRPADNKQDVTDGKLSVHTNRTAFNTQDLLVPWHLKEGKKRAEEESGEVGKKDKRKKKSKNTSGDTCSAHSSSSTACNPDPSPGFDSNMSTGSGRDTSDATHSPDSKPSPGGDTSQTSSCTLKPESESSPAPVFHRYYHVFQQGELEQLCVQEDGVKVQSSYHDQGNWCVILEKD